The sequence below is a genomic window from Lysobacter capsici.
GGTCGTCGCCGCACATCACCGGCTGGATCGGGGTGGTCGAATGCAGCACTTCCAGACCGAGTTTGCCGGCGCGGTCGCGGAAATGCGCGGTGAGTTCGGCGAGCTTCTCGCGCCGCCAATGATCGTGGCGGGCGAGCTTGATCGCCGCGCGCGTCGCCGCGGCCTGGGCCGGCGGCAACGCGGTGGTGTACAGGTGGCTGCGCGCGGTTTCGGCCAGATGGCCGATCAGATCCGCATCGCCGTGCAGCGCGGCGCCGTAGCTGCCGAGCGCCTTGCCGAAGGTCGCCAGTTGCAGCGGCACTTCCTGGGTCGACAGGCGCGAGGCGGCGACCGTGCCGCGACCGTCGGGACCGGTCACGCCGACACCGTGCGCGTCGTCGACGAAGAACACCGCCTTCTGCGCGCGCGCCACCAGGGCCAGGTCGCGCAGCGGCGCGATGTCGCCGTCCATGCTGAAGACGCCGTCGGTGGCGAGCATCGCCAAACCTTCGGGCACGTTGCGCAACTGGCGGATCGCGCCTTCGGGATCGGCATGCGGATACCGGCGCAGGCGACAACCGGCCAGGCGCGCGGCATCGATCAGGCTGGCGTGGTTCAGGCGGTCCTGCACGCACACGTCTTCTTCGCCGAGCAGGCCCTGCACCGCGGCGATGTTGGCCAGAAAGCCGCTGCCGAACAGCAGCGCGCGCGGCGAACCGAGCCAGTCGGCGAGTTCGCGTTCGAGCGCTTCGTGCTGGGCGTGGTGGCCGCAGACCAAATGCGAGGCCAATCCACCGGTGCCTTCGCGCGACGCCGCATCTTGAAACGCGTTCGTCACCGCGAAATGCTGCGACAGGCCCAGGTAGTCGTTGCTGCAGAAATTAAGCAGCGAGCGCCCGTCGACTTCGCAACGCGCGCCGTCGCGGTGGGTGACCACGCGATGGGTGCGCGTACGCGCTTCGGCCACGCGCTGGGCGTGGGCCGCCTGAATCCGTTCGCGCCAAAGGGTTCGCTGGCTGCTCATCGCGGGCTGCTCGTCGCGTTGCTGCGCCGCTTCAGGCGGCGCAGGTGTGGGCGGGTACTTCGTCTTCCTCAATACTCGCATGGACGGTGCCCGCGGTCTCGACGATTTGCATCGGCCGCAGGCCCAGGCGGGCGAACAGGGCCATGTCGCGCTCGGTGTCCGGGTTGCCGGTGGTCAGCAGCTTCTCGCCGTAGAAGATCGAATTGGCGCCGGCGAGGAAGCACAGGGCCTGTAACTCGTCGCTCATCGACTCGCGGCCGGCCGACAGGCGCACCATCGACTTGGGCATCAACAGCCGCGCAACTGCGATGGTGCGCACAAATTCAAAGGGGTCGAGCTCGGCGGTGCCGGCCAACGGGGTGCCTTCGACCTGGACCAGCCGGTTGATCGGCACCGAATCGGGGTGCGCCGGCAGGTTGGCCAGGGTCTGCAGCAGGCCGGCGCGCTGGCCGCGCGACTCGCCCATGCCGACGATGCCGCCGCAGCAGGTCTTCATGCCGACGTCGCGCACGTGCTCCAGCGTGTCCAGGCGGTCCTGGAACTCGCGGGTGTGGATGATTTCGTTGTAGAACTCCGGCGCGGTGTCGAGGTTGTGGTTGTAGTAGTCCAGCCCGGCCGCCTTGAGCGACTTGGCCTGATCGCCCGAGAGCATGCCCAGGGTCGCGCAGGTCTCCAAGCCCAGTGCCTTGACCTCGCGGATCATCGCCGCGACCTTCGGGATATCGCGGTCCTTCGGCGAACGCCAGGCCGCGCCCATGCAGAAACGCGAGGCGCCGGCGGCCTTGGCCTGCTTGGCTTTCTCCAGCACCGCCTCGGTGCTCATCAACTTGGTCGCGTCGACGCCGGTGTGATAGCGCGCGGCCTGTGGGCAGTAACTGCAGTCTTCCGGACAGCCGCCGGTCTTGACCGACAGCAGGGTGCTGACCTGGACCTCGGTGGGGTCGAAATTCTCCCGGTGCGCGCTCGCGGCGCGGTGCAGCAACTCGGGGAACGGCAGATCGAACAGCGCGCGCACTTCGGCGCGGGACCAGTCGTGGCGGAGCACAGTCGGGGCTTGGGGCGGGGTTTGCACGGGGGCTGGCTCCACAGCGGGGACGTCACTGACGGCGGGCAAAGGGGGAGACCGAGGCGGGCCTCGGAGCCGGCAGTCTGGGAAGCCGGCGGGTTGCTGTCAACCGATCCGGGGCAAATCTGGTTGACAGGATCGGGCGGGGTTGGGGGGTGGAGATTCGGGAGCCCTGATCGGACAGCGCCGGGGCTGAAGCCCTCCCACAGGGACTTCGTGGCTTCACCGCTTCCGGGTGGTGGATTCGCTGCGGCGCCATCGTGATGTGACTGGACGGTTTTCCGCCCCGACGCTCTTAGACCCCGTATCGAGTCACCACCCGATCAGGTTGGCCCGTCGGCCTTACGCGATGCGACTGCATCATCAAGGCGACTGCGGCTTCTGCCGAGATACGGAAGCGGCCGAACCACCGCCACGACATCTGCGGGAGACGAGAACGCCACGAAGTCTCTGGGGGAGCACGGCACGCCCGACACCGCCGACCGCGGCGTTTTCCGACATCCCCGCCAGAACCTCGCCGACACAAGTCAGCGGCCAAGGCCGCCATGCTGCGCACATGATCCTCCACGCCCTGGCGGGCCGCGCCCGACGCTTCGACGAACTGTGGCGGCGGGCGGGCTGGTCGCTGTGGCCGCCGCGTTGCCTGATCTGCGCCGAACCCGGGCTGCAAGGCCGCGACCTGTGCGGCGCCTGCCGCGCGGCGTGGCCGCGATCGGGATCGGCGTGTGTGCGTTGTGCGATGCCGTTGCCGGGTGTAACGGTGGTGGGCAGTGGGGATTCGTCGCAGGAGAGTGTGGGCGCTGGAAGTTCGCGGGCTGCGCCGATGCGGGCTGCAACCGGACTGGCGGGTTGCGCGGAGCGACCGCGCGTCGCGCGCATGGCATCGGCATCGGCATCGGCGTCGGCGTCGGCAGATGGCGATGGCGGTGGCGGTGGCGGTGGCGATGTCGATGTCGATGGATCGATTCTGGATCGCCACATCGACCCGCAAACCGACGACGCGATCGATCAACCCGCCACCCACTCCGGTCCATTACTCTGCGGCGCCTGCCTACGCAGGCCTCCGCCGCTGGACGCCGTCCACGCCGCCTGCCTTTATCGCTCGCCGGTCGATCACCTGCTGCTGCGCTTCAAGTTCCACCGCGACCTCGCCGCCGGACGCCTGCTCGCCACGATCATGGGCGACGCGTTCGCGCCGTTGCTCGACGATGGGCAATCGCAGCCGCATTCGTCGCTGCTCGCGATCCGCTGCACCGATCCGGAAACAACCGCATTGACGCATGACCCATCGGCGCGAGCGGACATCGCGAACGCCATCCCGCACCGAATGAACGACCCTCGCATTGCGGCGCGAGCGCATCCCCAGGCCGCAGCGGCTTCGCACCATGCCGGCGCCGCGCCACCGGTGCTGGTTCCGATTCCGCTGCACCGCAGCCGCCTGCGCGAGCGCGGTTACGACCAAGCGCTGGAGCTCGCACGACCGTTGGCGCGACAGCTCGGCTTGCCGCTGCAAGCGCAGGCGCTGACGCGCGTGCGCGATACCAGTGCGCAATCCCAGCTCGACGCCAGTCAGCGGCGGCGCAACCTGCGCGACGCCTTCGCCTGGAACGGCGACGTCGCGATGCCGGCCCACATCGTGCTGATCGACGACGTCATGACCACCGGCGCCACCCTGCATTCGGCCGCCCGCGTCTTGCGGCGTGCAGGCGCGTTACGAGTCGACGCGTGGGTCTGCGCGCGCGTGCCGTGAACACAAGCCGCAGCGCACTTCAACACCAACAACGCATTCAACACCCCAGACTGTAGGAACTGCGCAAGCTGCGACCGCGAACCAACCCATCGCGGCGAACGTGTCAGAACGCGATCGCGACTAGCAGCCCCAACCACCAGCAACGCATCCAACACCCCAGACTGTAGGAACTGCGCAAGCTGCGACCGCGAACCAACCCATCGCAGCGAACGTGTCAGAACGCGATCGCGACTAGCAGCCCCAACCACCAACAGCGCATCCAACACCCCAGACTGTAGGAGCTGCGCAAGCTGCGACCGCGAATCAACCTATCGCAGCAAACGCGTCAGAACGCGGTCGCTACTCGCAGACCCAACGACCAATAACGCATGCATCACTCCAGACTGTAGGAGCTGCGCAAGCTGCGACCGCGAACCAACCCATCGCGGCGAACGTGTCAGAACGCGATCGCGACTAGCAGCCCCAACCACCAGCAACGCATCCAACACCCCAGACTGTAGGAGCTGCGCAAGCTGCGACCGCGAATCAACCCATCGCGGCGAACGCGTCAGAACGCGTCAGAACGCGGTCGCTACTCGCAGACCCAACGACCAACAACGCATGCATCACTCCAGACTGTAGGAGCTGCGCAAGCTGCGACCGCGAATCAACCTATCGCAGCGAACGTGTCAGAACGCGGTCGCGACTTACGTCGCTCCTACAGTCGGTGCCACGCGACCACAAAGGGCCATGTGACCAAAATTCCGCCATACACCTCAACGACAGCTGCTGCGCGAGCTGCGACCGTGGATCAATCCGTCGCGGCGAACGTGCCAGAACTCGGTCGCGACTTACGTCGCTCCTACAATCGGTACCACGTGACCACAAAGGGCCGTGTGGCGAAAATTCCGCCATACACCTCGGCGGTACCTGGTGCAGAAGCTGCGGCCATGGATCAACCCATCGCGGCGAACGTGTCGGAACGCGGTCGCGACTCGCGTCGCTCCTACAGTCGGAATCGGCGCCGCGCGATCATCTGCGACCGCGCGGCATTTCATTGCATCGATGCCGTGCGGCCTGTTCTACCCGTCGCACCCACCGAACGCGCGCCATCACTCAACCACCGCCACATCCTTACGCGCCGCCCCAACCCGAATCGTCCAACTCCGGGAATGCACCAGCAGACTGCCGGCCATCGCCGGTTTCACGAACGCGGTCTGGTCGGTCGCGCGCAGTTCCAGCGTGCGCGTCGCGGGCGTGGCGGCATCCTGGCGGAAGTCGTAACTCGCCGCGGTCGCGCCGGAGATCGCCACGCCGTCGAGGTACCACTGCAAGGCCACCGTGCCGATGCTCGGCCGCAGCACCGTCGCGGCGAAGCGCTTGGTGCTGCCGCGCGCGTAGGCGACCGCCGCCGCGGGCGAGGGCGATTCGGTGCCCGGTTCGATCAGATCGATGCCGGCCG
It includes:
- the bioF gene encoding 8-amino-7-oxononanoate synthase; amino-acid sequence: MSSQRTLWRERIQAAHAQRVAEARTRTHRVVTHRDGARCEVDGRSLLNFCSNDYLGLSQHFAVTNAFQDAASREGTGGLASHLVCGHHAQHEALERELADWLGSPRALLFGSGFLANIAAVQGLLGEEDVCVQDRLNHASLIDAARLAGCRLRRYPHADPEGAIRQLRNVPEGLAMLATDGVFSMDGDIAPLRDLALVARAQKAVFFVDDAHGVGVTGPDGRGTVAASRLSTQEVPLQLATFGKALGSYGAALHGDADLIGHLAETARSHLYTTALPPAQAAATRAAIKLARHDHWRREKLAELTAHFRDRAGKLGLEVLHSTTPIQPVMCGDDRRALAMAHALEQQGYWVAAIRPPTVPEGRARLRVTFSALHTREQVDGLIEALARAAERVTIERSDSAAAAPVTLAR
- the bioB gene encoding biotin synthase BioB; the encoded protein is MLRHDWSRAEVRALFDLPFPELLHRAASAHRENFDPTEVQVSTLLSVKTGGCPEDCSYCPQAARYHTGVDATKLMSTEAVLEKAKQAKAAGASRFCMGAAWRSPKDRDIPKVAAMIREVKALGLETCATLGMLSGDQAKSLKAAGLDYYNHNLDTAPEFYNEIIHTREFQDRLDTLEHVRDVGMKTCCGGIVGMGESRGQRAGLLQTLANLPAHPDSVPINRLVQVEGTPLAGTAELDPFEFVRTIAVARLLMPKSMVRLSAGRESMSDELQALCFLAGANSIFYGEKLLTTGNPDTERDMALFARLGLRPMQIVETAGTVHASIEEDEVPAHTCAA
- a CDS encoding ComF family protein, encoding MDPQTDDAIDQPATHSGPLLCGACLRRPPPLDAVHAACLYRSPVDHLLLRFKFHRDLAAGRLLATIMGDAFAPLLDDGQSQPHSSLLAIRCTDPETTALTHDPSARADIANAIPHRMNDPRIAARAHPQAAAASHHAGAAPPVLVPIPLHRSRLRERGYDQALELARPLARQLGLPLQAQALTRVRDTSAQSQLDASQRRRNLRDAFAWNGDVAMPAHIVLIDDVMTTGATLHSAARVLRRAGALRVDAWVCARVP